A single genomic interval of Flavobacterium sp. N2820 harbors:
- a CDS encoding aromatic amino acid hydroxylase, translating into METHFESNPLIDRLPKHLKQFIKPQVYDDYTPINQAVWRYVMRKNVSYLSKVAHNSYLEGLEKTGLEIDNIPNMYGMNRILKEIGWAAVAVDGFIPPNAFMEFQAYNVLVIACDIRQLEHIEYTPAPDIIHEGAGHAPIIANPEYAEYLRRFGEIGCKAISSSRDYELYEAIRLLSILKEAEGTPQEEIKKAEEQVDFLQNNMGELSEMSRIRNLHWWTVEYGLIGTIENPKIYGAGLLSSIGESAWCMTDNVKKIPYDISAADQSFDITKPQPQLYVTPDFAQLNSVLEEFANTMALRKGGPKSVQKLIDSKALGTIELSTGIQISGIFTNVIEHEGKSVYVQTTGKTALSYREKELVGHGTEYHAEGFGSPIGKLKGINLAIEEMSPRDLRAYDIYEGEQVTLEFEGNIKVKGEIITGSRNLQGEILLIKFKNCTVTHNDTILFQPEWGIYDMAVGKKVISAFSGPADVNSFDMINHVPSSQTIKQKKSPEREELEKLYASIRNIREHKPAITTLKEAFASVTANHPNDWLLSVEIAELAKKENNSDLVDKVLNHLEKVKTNRPEVAHLIDGGLELIFEKANV; encoded by the coding sequence ATGGAAACGCATTTTGAAAGCAATCCGCTGATTGACAGATTACCAAAGCATTTAAAACAATTCATTAAACCTCAAGTTTATGATGATTACACACCAATAAACCAAGCGGTTTGGCGTTATGTAATGCGTAAAAATGTGTCTTATCTTTCAAAAGTAGCGCATAACTCCTATTTAGAAGGTTTAGAAAAAACGGGATTAGAAATCGATAACATTCCAAATATGTATGGAATGAATCGAATTTTAAAAGAAATTGGTTGGGCTGCAGTTGCTGTTGACGGATTTATTCCACCCAATGCTTTTATGGAATTTCAAGCCTATAATGTGTTGGTTATTGCTTGTGATATTCGCCAATTAGAACATATTGAATATACTCCAGCACCTGATATTATTCACGAAGGTGCAGGCCACGCCCCTATTATTGCCAATCCGGAATATGCAGAATATTTAAGACGTTTTGGCGAAATTGGTTGTAAAGCCATTTCTTCTTCACGCGATTACGAATTGTACGAAGCCATTCGTTTGCTTTCGATTTTGAAAGAAGCAGAAGGAACTCCGCAAGAAGAAATAAAAAAAGCAGAAGAGCAAGTTGATTTCCTACAGAATAATATGGGCGAATTATCAGAAATGTCGCGCATTAGAAACCTACATTGGTGGACGGTTGAATACGGTTTAATAGGAACTATTGAAAATCCAAAAATTTATGGAGCAGGTTTACTTTCTTCCATTGGAGAAAGCGCTTGGTGTATGACCGACAATGTAAAGAAAATTCCATATGATATTTCGGCGGCAGACCAAAGTTTTGATATTACAAAACCTCAACCACAACTATATGTTACTCCCGATTTTGCTCAACTAAATTCGGTTTTAGAAGAATTTGCTAATACGATGGCACTTCGAAAAGGTGGTCCAAAGAGTGTTCAAAAATTAATCGATTCAAAAGCATTAGGAACCATTGAATTGAGCACAGGAATTCAGATTTCAGGGATTTTTACCAATGTAATTGAACACGAAGGGAAATCGGTTTATGTTCAAACAACTGGAAAAACGGCACTTTCCTACAGAGAAAAAGAATTAGTAGGTCATGGAACAGAATATCATGCTGAAGGTTTTGGTTCACCAATTGGAAAACTAAAAGGCATCAACTTGGCGATTGAAGAAATGAGTCCAAGAGATTTACGTGCATATGATATTTACGAAGGCGAACAAGTTACTTTAGAATTCGAAGGAAATATAAAGGTTAAAGGAGAAATCATCACAGGTTCTCGCAATTTACAAGGTGAAATTTTATTGATTAAATTCAAAAATTGTACAGTTACCCATAACGACACCATCCTTTTTCAACCAGAATGGGGAATTTATGATATGGCTGTAGGTAAAAAAGTAATTTCTGCTTTTTCAGGTCCAGCTGATGTGAATAGTTTTGACATGATTAATCACGTTCCATCATCGCAAACTATAAAACAAAAAAAATCACCTGAAAGAGAAGAATTGGAAAAACTATATGCTAGTATTCGCAATATTAGAGAGCATAAACCGGCAATTACCACTTTGAAAGAAGCTTTTGCATCAGTTACAGCAAATCATCCAAACGATTGGTTATTATCAGTAGAAATTGCTGAATTGGCTAAAAAAGAAAACAATTCGGATTTAGTGGATAAAGTTTTAAATCATTTAGAAAAAGTTAAAACCAATCGCCCAGAAGTTGCTCACCTAATTGACGGTGGATTAGAATTGATTTTTGAGAAAGCAAACGTTTAA
- a CDS encoding AsmA-like C-terminal region-containing protein, translated as MKKNNKSLLFKILKITGITFVISLLLLILLPILFADTITERVKILANNHLEGELNFKDSELSFFKHFPSLTLTLNELNLNGSKPFKEKSLVAAKEIGFGIDVWSVVFGSQTQIEELFLEEAKINILVNKKGEANYNIYKSTSKDTTTSSESASLNLENIQINNSHLIYNDKSTKIQIEAKGFNYKGKGDLLASNFNLKTSAQIDSLSFVYDKSEYLKNKKVKADLITKINTNSLSFVFEKNDLVINKLPVEFTGFFDFLKNGYQMDFKLKTEDSNLDDLFTALPAEYVSWMTETKMKGKTSAFLTLKGKYIAAENLSPELNFNIKVRDGYVKHTKAPYPVEGIYLNLDTKLPNLDINQLKVRLDSLYFDVNKNNLSAILISDGFGEKMTVDSKIKSKLDLAFLNNALQIPNFKLAGNLDADIISKGNYSKKEKKFPVTSGNFELKNGFIQTAYYPKPIQNINLKAKLNSTTGNFKDASFVLSPANFTFEGEPFTMTASFKNFDDINYDVKAKGTLNVARIYKVFSQKGLDVDGFIKADLSLAGKQSDASNGRIGNLKNSGTLEVKNIKTTSDYLAKPFLIENGLFTFNQDKMYFSNFNGKYGTSDITMNGNLENVINFVLSENQILKGNFNLTSNFLHINEFIPTTTFENEDENEVRTEVSGVVEIPTNLNVSIQTNAVKTQYDDITIENLSGNILIENGTLKLTNGTIGIIGATAKMDAFYKNEGTQKAYFDYKINASEFDIKRAYNEIKMFREIVTAAENAEGIVGLNYSIKGVLNNQMEPVMPSLEGKGTLSVKKVKMKGFKLLNVVSAKTENPDIKDPDISKVDIKTTIKNNIVTVERFKFKVAGFRLRFEGQTSLDGKLNLKMRIGLPPLGIIGIPIKIQGTQENPAIKLGRKSEDLEETEYIDGISPVNLGEPTLNNTTPTIQNDSVPKVAPTVPSTKEPTPTPSLQNDSIPKVVPGVPVEKVD; from the coding sequence ATGAAAAAAAACAATAAATCGCTACTTTTTAAAATTTTAAAAATAACAGGTATTACATTTGTAATCAGCTTATTGCTGTTAATATTACTTCCTATTCTATTTGCGGATACAATTACTGAAAGAGTTAAAATCTTAGCAAATAATCATCTTGAAGGGGAACTGAATTTTAAAGATTCCGAATTATCTTTTTTTAAACACTTTCCTTCGTTAACATTAACGCTAAACGAATTAAACCTAAACGGATCAAAACCATTTAAAGAAAAATCATTAGTCGCTGCAAAAGAAATTGGGTTTGGGATAGATGTCTGGAGTGTTGTTTTTGGAAGCCAAACACAAATTGAAGAACTATTTTTAGAAGAAGCGAAAATCAATATTTTAGTCAATAAGAAAGGAGAGGCAAACTATAATATTTACAAATCAACTTCAAAAGACACCACAACTTCATCAGAAAGCGCCTCATTAAATCTTGAAAACATACAAATTAACAACAGTCATTTAATTTATAACGATAAATCAACTAAAATACAAATTGAAGCAAAAGGTTTTAACTACAAAGGAAAAGGTGATTTATTGGCATCCAATTTCAATTTAAAAACTTCGGCACAAATTGATAGTTTGAGTTTCGTTTATGACAAAAGTGAATATTTAAAAAACAAAAAAGTAAAAGCCGATTTAATAACAAAAATCAACACCAATTCACTTTCTTTTGTTTTTGAAAAAAATGATTTAGTCATCAATAAACTTCCTGTAGAATTTACTGGCTTTTTTGATTTCCTCAAAAACGGTTATCAAATGGATTTTAAATTAAAAACCGAAGATAGTAACTTGGATGATTTATTTACAGCTTTACCAGCCGAATATGTCTCTTGGATGACCGAAACCAAAATGAAAGGAAAAACCTCTGCTTTCCTAACTTTAAAAGGAAAATACATTGCTGCTGAAAATTTAAGTCCCGAATTGAATTTCAACATTAAAGTACGAGATGGCTATGTAAAACACACAAAAGCACCTTATCCAGTTGAAGGTATTTATTTAAATCTAGACACTAAACTTCCAAATTTAGATATCAATCAACTCAAAGTACGATTGGATTCATTATATTTTGATGTAAATAAAAACAATTTGAGTGCCATTTTAATTTCGGATGGGTTTGGCGAAAAAATGACTGTTGATTCAAAAATAAAATCAAAATTAGACTTGGCTTTCTTAAACAATGCACTTCAAATTCCAAATTTCAAATTAGCCGGAAATTTAGATGCAGACATTATTTCTAAAGGAAATTACAGCAAAAAAGAAAAAAAATTCCCTGTAACCAGCGGAAATTTCGAACTCAAAAACGGATTCATACAAACCGCTTATTATCCAAAACCTATACAAAACATCAATTTAAAAGCAAAATTGAACAGCACAACGGGTAATTTTAAAGATGCATCTTTTGTGCTTTCTCCAGCAAATTTTACCTTTGAAGGTGAGCCGTTTACCATGACTGCTTCTTTTAAAAACTTTGACGATATTAATTATGACGTAAAAGCAAAAGGAACTTTAAACGTTGCCCGAATTTACAAAGTTTTCTCTCAAAAAGGATTAGATGTTGATGGTTTTATCAAAGCTGATTTGAGTTTGGCTGGAAAACAAAGCGATGCATCAAACGGAAGAATTGGTAATTTAAAAAACAGCGGAACGCTTGAAGTGAAAAACATCAAAACCACCAGTGATTACCTAGCAAAACCATTCTTAATCGAAAACGGATTATTCACGTTCAATCAGGATAAAATGTATTTTTCTAATTTCAATGGGAAATATGGAACATCTGACATTACCATGAATGGAAATTTAGAAAACGTTATCAACTTTGTTCTTTCGGAAAATCAAATTTTAAAAGGAAACTTTAATCTAACTTCAAATTTTTTACACATTAACGAATTTATTCCAACAACAACTTTTGAAAATGAAGACGAAAATGAAGTTAGAACAGAAGTATCAGGAGTAGTTGAAATTCCAACGAACTTAAATGTTTCTATCCAAACCAATGCTGTAAAAACACAATACGACGATATTACTATTGAAAATTTAAGCGGAAACATTCTTATTGAAAACGGAACATTAAAACTTACAAATGGCACAATTGGTATTATTGGAGCTACAGCAAAAATGGATGCTTTTTATAAAAATGAAGGCACTCAAAAAGCCTATTTTGATTATAAAATTAATGCATCTGAGTTTGATATTAAACGGGCTTACAACGAAATTAAAATGTTCCGAGAAATTGTAACTGCTGCTGAAAATGCAGAAGGAATTGTTGGATTGAATTATTCGATAAAAGGTGTTTTAAACAATCAAATGGAACCTGTTATGCCTTCTTTGGAAGGAAAGGGAACCCTTTCTGTAAAGAAAGTTAAAATGAAAGGTTTTAAATTATTGAATGTTGTTTCAGCAAAAACCGAAAATCCAGATATTAAAGATCCCGATATTTCTAAGGTAGACATTAAAACCACTATAAAAAATAATATTGTAACTGTTGAACGTTTCAAATTTAAAGTAGCTGGTTTTAGATTACGATTTGAAGGACAAACAAGTTTAGACGGAAAATTAAATTTAAAAATGCGCATTGGATTACCGCCATTAGGAATTATTGGAATTCCAATTAAAATACAAGGAACACAAGAAAATCCAGCAATTAAATTAGGTAGAAAATCAGAAGATTTAGAAGAAACCGAATATATTGATGGGATAAGCCCAGTTAATTTAGGCGAACCAACACTAAATAATACAACTCCAACTATTCAAAATGATAGTGTTCCAAAAGTAGCGCCAACTGTTCCTTCCACAAAAGAACCAACACCTACTCCATCGCTTCAAAACGATAGCATTCCGAAAGTAGTACCTGGTGTTCCTGTTGAAAAAGTAGATTGA